A DNA window from Coffea arabica cultivar ET-39 chromosome 6c, Coffea Arabica ET-39 HiFi, whole genome shotgun sequence contains the following coding sequences:
- the LOC113692079 gene encoding uncharacterized protein isoform X2, which yields MKICHLVFLVFLFFHAYCDSDVLVGYHVTLAIPPAYSSGFVGRAFIMETDQTEPNFRTAVSVEALDDKYACSLDIFLGNVKVWSSGHFSRFYTADKCMLELTEDGDLQLKGQKEIIGWRSGTSGQGVQGQRLSSRTRLTSFISNNSSLFYSFEIQYDKIVLYLNSGKWKYSYWEFKPYPYGEKNITYIELTSKALEIFNGKFQKVAQITSEQLQPVRFLALGNSTGNLGLYYYSAERQMFQASYQALNGTCDLPLACNPYGICTFSNACSCIRLMTKGIESLPDCSTDGISEGLCGRNQAEMVELQGVTSILRQGIPSEVNISKDTCANLCLDNCTCVAALYISSAEADANLQQCFLYGLVRGVKEIQRGSTGSYWVKMPKGSRDQVHGKSSGLKKWSVIVIGVVDGFIIFIVLAGIGYYIIQKRRQTSLNTRHTP from the exons atgaaaatttgccatctcgttttccttgtttttcttttcttccatgCCTATTGTGACTCTGATGTTCTCGTTGGCTACCATGTAACACTGGCTATACCTCCAGCATACAGCAGCGGATTCGTGGGGAGAGCTTTCATTATGGAAACTGACCAAACCGAGCCCAACTTTAGAACTGCAGTCAGTGTTGAAGCTCTGGATGACAAGTACGCGTGTTCACTAGATATCTTCCTAGGAAATGTTAAGGTATGGAGTTCTGGCCATTTCTCTCGATTCTACACAGCAGACAAATGCATGCTCGAGCTCACAGAGGATGGAGATCTGCAATTGAAAGGTCAGAAAGAAATAATTGGATGGAGGAGTGGAACATCTGGACAAGGCGTCCAG GGGCAAAGGCTAAGTTCAAGGACTCGGCTAACGTCTTTCATCAGCAACAACTCGAGTTTATTCTATTCGTTTGAAATTCAGTATGATAAGATTGTACTGTATTTGAATTCTGGCAAGTGGAAGTATTCTTATTGGGAATTTAAGCCGTACCCTTATGGTGAGAAAAACATTACATATATAGAATTGACTTCAAAAGCGCTTGAAATATTCAATGGTAAGTTCCAGAAAGTGGCTCAGATTACCTCAGAACAGCTTCAGCCCGTGAGGTTTCTAGCACTGGGAAATTCCACTGGTAATCTAGGGCTCTACTATTACTCAGCTGAGAGACAAATGTTCCAAGCTTCCTATCAAGCACTCAATGGGACATGTGATCTTCCTTTGGCTTGCAATCCATATGGAATTTGTACATTCTCCAACGCCTGCTCTTGCATTCGACTAATGACAAAAGGTATCGAGTCACTTCCAGATTGCAGTACTGATGGCATATCTGAAGGGCTGTGTGGAAGGAACCAGGCAGAGATGGTTGAGCTGCAAGGCGTTACGAGCATTCTGAGGCAGGGAATCCCTAGCGAGGTCAATATCAGCAAAGACACATGTGCAAATCTGTGTTTGGATAACTGTACTTGTGTTGCAGCATTATACATCTCGTCAGCTGAAGCTGATGCAAACTTGCAGCAATGTTTTCTCTATGGATTGGTTAGGGGAGTTAAGGAGATCCAGAGGGGAAGCACAGGGAGTTATTGGGTTAAAATGCCGAAGGGAAGTCGAGATCAGGTCCATGGCAAGAGTTCTGGATTGAAGAAATGGAGTGTAATTGTGATAGGAGTGGTTGatggttttattatttttattgttttggctGGCATTGGATATTATATAATTCAGAAGAGAAGACAAACCTCATTGAATACCAGGCACACCCCTTAA
- the LOC113692079 gene encoding G-type lectin S-receptor-like serine/threonine-protein kinase SD2-5 isoform X1, whose protein sequence is MKICHLVFLVFLFFHAYCDSDVLVGYHVTLAIPPAYSSGFVGRAFIMETDQTEPNFRTAVSVEALDDKYACSLDIFLGNVKVWSSGHFSRFYTADKCMLELTEDGDLQLKGQKEIIGWRSGTSGQGVQRLHLLETGNLILVDPLNLIKWQTFNFPTDVMLQGQRLSSRTRLTSFISNNSSLFYSFEIQYDKIVLYLNSGKWKYSYWEFKPYPYGEKNITYIELTSKALEIFNGKFQKVAQITSEQLQPVRFLALGNSTGNLGLYYYSAERQMFQASYQALNGTCDLPLACNPYGICTFSNACSCIRLMTKGIESLPDCSTDGISEGLCGRNQAEMVELQGVTSILRQGIPSEVNISKDTCANLCLDNCTCVAALYISSAEADANLQQCFLYGLVRGVKEIQRGSTGSYWVKMPKGSRDQVHGKSSGLKKWSVIVIGVVDGFIIFIVLAGIGYYIIQKRRQTSLNTRHTP, encoded by the exons atgaaaatttgccatctcgttttccttgtttttcttttcttccatgCCTATTGTGACTCTGATGTTCTCGTTGGCTACCATGTAACACTGGCTATACCTCCAGCATACAGCAGCGGATTCGTGGGGAGAGCTTTCATTATGGAAACTGACCAAACCGAGCCCAACTTTAGAACTGCAGTCAGTGTTGAAGCTCTGGATGACAAGTACGCGTGTTCACTAGATATCTTCCTAGGAAATGTTAAGGTATGGAGTTCTGGCCATTTCTCTCGATTCTACACAGCAGACAAATGCATGCTCGAGCTCACAGAGGATGGAGATCTGCAATTGAAAGGTCAGAAAGAAATAATTGGATGGAGGAGTGGAACATCTGGACAAGGCGTCCAG AGGCTGCACTTGCTAGAGACAGGTAATCTCATTTTAGTAGATCCTCTGAACTTGATTAAGTGGCAAACTTTCAATTTCCCAACTGATGTAATGCTTCAGGGGCAAAGGCTAAGTTCAAGGACTCGGCTAACGTCTTTCATCAGCAACAACTCGAGTTTATTCTATTCGTTTGAAATTCAGTATGATAAGATTGTACTGTATTTGAATTCTGGCAAGTGGAAGTATTCTTATTGGGAATTTAAGCCGTACCCTTATGGTGAGAAAAACATTACATATATAGAATTGACTTCAAAAGCGCTTGAAATATTCAATGGTAAGTTCCAGAAAGTGGCTCAGATTACCTCAGAACAGCTTCAGCCCGTGAGGTTTCTAGCACTGGGAAATTCCACTGGTAATCTAGGGCTCTACTATTACTCAGCTGAGAGACAAATGTTCCAAGCTTCCTATCAAGCACTCAATGGGACATGTGATCTTCCTTTGGCTTGCAATCCATATGGAATTTGTACATTCTCCAACGCCTGCTCTTGCATTCGACTAATGACAAAAGGTATCGAGTCACTTCCAGATTGCAGTACTGATGGCATATCTGAAGGGCTGTGTGGAAGGAACCAGGCAGAGATGGTTGAGCTGCAAGGCGTTACGAGCATTCTGAGGCAGGGAATCCCTAGCGAGGTCAATATCAGCAAAGACACATGTGCAAATCTGTGTTTGGATAACTGTACTTGTGTTGCAGCATTATACATCTCGTCAGCTGAAGCTGATGCAAACTTGCAGCAATGTTTTCTCTATGGATTGGTTAGGGGAGTTAAGGAGATCCAGAGGGGAAGCACAGGGAGTTATTGGGTTAAAATGCCGAAGGGAAGTCGAGATCAGGTCCATGGCAAGAGTTCTGGATTGAAGAAATGGAGTGTAATTGTGATAGGAGTGGTTGatggttttattatttttattgttttggctGGCATTGGATATTATATAATTCAGAAGAGAAGACAAACCTCATTGAATACCAGGCACACCCCTTAA
- the LOC113693540 gene encoding small ribosomal subunit protein eS4-like produces MVTLTEINSGVLSFRDEKAKFKLCKVRSVQFGQKGIPYLNTYDGRTIRYPDPLIKANDTIKLDLENNKITEFIKFDVGNVVMVTGGRNRGWVGVIKNREKHKGSFETIHVQDATSHEFATRLGNVFIIGKGAKPWVSLPKGKGIKLSVIEEQRKRVAAQAATTA; encoded by the exons ATGGTAACCTTGACTGAAATTAATTCTGGAGTCTT AAGTTTCAGGGATGAGAAGGCAAAGTTTAAGCTGTGTAAGGTTCGATCAGTACAGTTTGGACAGAAGGGCATTCCATACCTGAATACCTATGATGGTCGTACCATTCGTTACCCAGACCCACTCATCAAGGCCAATGACACCATCAAACTTGACCTGGAGAACAACAAGATTACTGAATTCATCAAGTTTGATGTTGGGAATGTTGTCATGGTGACTGGGGGAAGGAACAGAGGTTGGGTTGGAGTAATCAAGAATAGAGAGAAACATAAGGGAAGCTTTGAGACCATCCATGTCCAAGATGCCACAAGTCACGAGTTTGCTACTCGTCTTGGTAATGTCTTCATCATTGGAAAAGGTGCAAAGCCCTGGGTGTCTCTTCCAAAGGGCAAAGGTATCAAGTTGTCAGTTATagaggaacaaaggaaaagggTTGCTGCCCAGGCGGCTACTACTGCCTAA
- the LOC113693539 gene encoding uncharacterized protein: MDRSWMTIKDYLHPRYLAGVKEFIEFAYLGKDPTYKLPCPCKGCNNFEDQTMEVMKSHLCGGIVESYTRWVYHGERFEDSDEDEDDNIVLDEENSESDDIQEMLNDVGTANFGENWRNSGEHNRDIPNKQEGEASKFLRLLSEAEKSLYPGCDKYSKLSFVVHILHLKTMNRWTCKSIDMLLKFLIQVFPMASIPSSYYDAKNLIHELGLKCEKIHACENDCALYWKENESLDHCPNEKCKAPRYKSSSSKIPRKVLGYFPLKSRLQRLFINKEIAQDMRWHKERRVPKENTMTHPADSIAWKEFDNTHPSFAKDPRSVRLGLSTDGFNPYGNMNNAYSIWPVILVPYNLPPWKCLKDPFFLLSMIIPGPKCIGNAMDIIFRPLIDELKEFFDTGFETYDAAVGETFMLRAALLWIISDFLAYAYLSV; this comes from the coding sequence ATGGATAGGAGTTGGATGACAATTAAAGATTACTTGCATCCTAGATATTTGGCAGGAGTGAAAGAATTCATTGAGTTCGCTTATTTAGGCAAGGATCCCACATATAAGCTCCCTTGTCCATGTAAAGGGTGCAACAACTTTGAGGATCAAACTATGGAGGTCATGAAAAGTCATTTGTGTGGGGGAATTGTTGAGAGCTATACTAGGTGGGTATATCATGGTGAAAGGTTTGAGGATTCTGATGAGGATGAAGATGATAACATAGTTTTAGATGAAGAAAACAGTGAGTCAGATGATATTCAAGAAATGTTAAATGACGTTGGTACTGCAAACTTTGGTGAGAATTGGAGAAATTCGGGGGAACATAATAGGGATATACCAAATAAGCAAGAGGGGGAAGCAAGTAAGTTTCTTAGATTATTATCTGAAGCTGAAAAAAGTCTCTACCCGGGTTGTGATAAGTACTCAAAACTTTCCTTTGTTGTCCATATccttcatttgaaaactatgaaTCGGTGGACTTGCAAATCCATCGATATGCTACTGAAATTCCTCATTCAAGTCTTTCCCATGGCATCAATTCCTAGCTCATACTATGATGCAAAAAATTTAATTCATGAGCTAGGACTCAAGTGTGAAAAAATACATGCATGTGAAAATGATTGTGCACTTTattggaaagaaaatgaaagcctCGATCACTGCCCAAATGAAAAATGTAAAGCGCCTCGTTATAAATCCTCGAGTTCTAAAATTCCTAGAAAAGTGCTAGGCTATTTCCCCTTAAAATCAAGGTTGCAAAGACTATTCATAAACAAGGAGATAGCTCAAGATATGAGGTGGCATAAAGAGAGACGCGTTCCCAAGGAAAACACAATGACACACCCTGCTGACTCAATAGCTTGGAAGGAGTTTGATAACACTCACCCATCTTTTGCCAAAGATCCTCGTAGTGTTAGGTTGGGGCTTTCAACTGATGGTTTCAATCCCTATGGAAACATGAATAATGCATATAGTATATGGCCTGTAATCCTTGTTCCTTACAATCTACCACCTTGGAAATGCTTAAAGGACCCTTTTTTCCTGTTATCAATGATTATTCCAGGTCCTAAGTGCATAGGAAATGCTATGGATATAATTTTTAGGCCTCTAATTGATGAGTTGAAAGAGTTTTTTGACACTGGCTTTGAGACTTATGATGCAGCCGTGGGAGAAACATTTATGTTACGGGCCGCTCTATTGTGGATTATAAGTGATTTTCTAGCATATGCCTATTTGTCAGTGTGA